The following coding sequences lie in one Herpetosiphonaceae bacterium genomic window:
- a CDS encoding GNAT family protein, whose product MTTKPTLRGTRITLRPIRLDDIDAYLALMQDEEGLRLTGTQTTGFSREQTERWITTIAERDDRVDLAIVPHDTSDLIGEVVLNEIDTTNRSANIRIGIRTPYTGQGYGSEAMRLMLGYAFDQLRLHRVDLEVFAFNPRALHVYEKLGFRREGVRREVLYLDGTYHDSIVMGMLEDEYRAMHAAQSNA is encoded by the coding sequence ATGACCACCAAGCCTACGCTGCGCGGCACACGCATCACGCTACGCCCGATCCGGCTCGACGACATCGATGCCTACCTCGCGCTGATGCAGGACGAGGAGGGCCTGCGCCTGACCGGGACGCAGACCACGGGCTTTTCCCGCGAGCAGACCGAGCGCTGGATCACGACGATCGCGGAGCGCGACGATCGTGTCGACCTGGCGATCGTCCCGCACGATACGAGCGATCTGATTGGCGAGGTGGTGCTGAATGAAATCGACACGACCAATCGCTCGGCCAACATTCGCATCGGGATTCGCACGCCCTACACCGGGCAGGGCTACGGCAGCGAGGCCATGCGCCTGATGCTCGGCTACGCCTTCGACCAGCTACGCCTGCACCGCGTCGATCTTGAGGTCTTTGCGTTCAATCCACGCGCGCTGCACGTCTACGAGAAGCTCGGCTTTCGGCGCGAGGGCGTGCGGCGCGAGGTGCTCTACCTCGACGGCACGTACCACGACTCCATCGTCATGGGCATGCTCGAAGACGAGTACCGGGCGATGCATGCGGCGCAGAGCAACGCCTGA
- a CDS encoding DUF561 domain-containing protein, whose product MPFQTILTRRLRLSHPIIQAPMAGGATTAELVAAVCEAGALGSIGAAYLTPSQIAEISREVRARTSRPFGINLFAPLPAPDPPADASAALALLAPFHAELSLPPPGLPTWAIEPFDGQLAAALESGAEVFSFTFGILPSPAIEAIKARGMFLIGTATTVDEARALEGAGVDAVVAQGSEAGAHRGTFAVNFESGLVGTIALVPQVVDAVTVPVIASGGIMDGRGIAAALALGASAVQMGTAFLTCDEAGIPEAHKAAILQAGEHQTSLTRAFSGRPARGIVNRFMHEAESTAEAILPYPIQNALTRPMRSAAASQGRADYLSLWAGQGLRLARRQSAAELIARLAREAEAVVRRLATFD is encoded by the coding sequence ATGCCATTCCAGACCATCCTGACGCGACGGCTGAGATTGTCGCATCCTATCATCCAGGCACCGATGGCAGGCGGCGCGACGACCGCCGAGCTGGTAGCGGCGGTCTGCGAGGCGGGCGCGCTCGGCTCGATCGGCGCGGCGTATCTCACGCCCTCCCAGATCGCTGAGATCTCGCGTGAGGTGCGCGCGCGCACATCGCGGCCCTTCGGCATCAACCTCTTTGCTCCGCTGCCCGCGCCCGATCCGCCAGCGGACGCGAGCGCGGCGCTTGCGCTGCTGGCTCCGTTCCACGCGGAGCTGAGCTTGCCGCCGCCCGGCCTGCCAACCTGGGCGATCGAGCCCTTCGATGGGCAGCTCGCGGCGGCGCTTGAGAGCGGCGCGGAAGTCTTCAGCTTCACGTTTGGCATCCTGCCCTCACCCGCCATCGAGGCGATCAAGGCGCGCGGCATGTTCCTGATCGGAACGGCGACGACAGTCGATGAGGCCCGCGCGCTAGAGGGGGCAGGCGTCGATGCGGTCGTCGCGCAGGGCAGCGAGGCAGGCGCGCATCGCGGCACATTCGCGGTTAACTTCGAGTCTGGGCTGGTGGGGACGATCGCGCTGGTGCCGCAGGTCGTCGATGCGGTGACAGTGCCGGTGATCGCGTCGGGCGGGATCATGGATGGCCGTGGCATTGCGGCGGCCCTGGCGCTTGGCGCGAGCGCCGTCCAGATGGGCACCGCCTTCCTGACCTGCGACGAGGCGGGCATTCCCGAAGCGCATAAGGCGGCGATCCTTCAGGCGGGCGAGCACCAGACGAGCCTGACACGGGCCTTCTCCGGTCGTCCGGCGCGTGGCATCGTCAACCGCTTCATGCACGAGGCCGAGAGCACCGCCGAGGCGATTCTGCCGTATCCGATCCAGAATGCGCTGACGCGACCGATGCGCAGCGCAGCCGCCAGCCAGGGCCGGGCCGACTACCTTTCGCTCTGGGCCGGCCAGGGCCTCCGCCTTGCCCGCCGTCAATCCGCCGCCGAGTTGATCGCGCGGCTGGCGAGGGAAGCCGAGGCGGTCGTGCGCAGATTGGCAACGTTCGATTGA
- a CDS encoding calcium-binding protein: protein MAPEDECDHEMFVVVRWERRDVAVPLAQLKGMKIDPQTQQAIEDWHYWISQGYEL, encoded by the coding sequence ATGGCACCCGAAGACGAATGCGACCACGAGATGTTTGTCGTCGTTCGCTGGGAGCGCCGTGACGTCGCCGTGCCGCTTGCGCAGCTCAAAGGCATGAAGATCGATCCGCAGACACAGCAGGCGATTGAGGATTGGCACTACTGGATCAGCCAGGGGTACGAGCTGTGA
- a CDS encoding calcium-binding protein — protein sequence MPRTPRDEAREERIAMDIIVDAYGPEEQAMGWYYYLEENLQFPFAATCITQRDLSAPSWR from the coding sequence ATGCCGAGGACGCCACGAGACGAAGCGCGCGAAGAGCGGATCGCGATGGACATTATTGTCGATGCCTACGGCCCGGAAGAGCAGGCTATGGGCTGGTACTACTACCTCGAAGAAAACTTGCAGTTTCCCTTCGCGGCCACCTGCATCACCCAGCGCGATCTCTCCGCTCCGAGTTGGCGATAA
- a CDS encoding hemolysin III family protein: protein MSSTPHPTWETHARSHAAERKPLLRGWSHALAALAAVVVTIILLIETHTDLLRFLSLLIFGLSMIWLYLGSAVYHIGRWQGRRHQVLRALDHANIFLLIAGTYTPICVNVLTGSLRITVLTLVWTVGLTGALATVLMLRLPRWVSTALYLGMGWVSLIALPQLVQLLPWQAITMLVAGGVLYSIGAVIYALKRPNPLPRIFGFHEIFHLFTIAGGAAFVALIWIWVVPFPRV from the coding sequence ATGAGTTCCACTCCTCACCCAACGTGGGAAACGCACGCCCGATCGCACGCCGCAGAGCGCAAGCCGCTCCTGCGCGGCTGGTCGCACGCGCTCGCCGCGCTGGCCGCCGTGGTGGTGACGATTATTTTGCTCATAGAGACACACACCGATCTGCTGCGCTTTCTTTCGCTGCTGATCTTTGGCCTGAGTATGATCTGGCTCTACCTCGGCAGCGCCGTGTACCACATCGGCAGATGGCAGGGTCGTCGCCATCAAGTGCTGCGCGCGCTCGATCACGCCAATATCTTTCTGCTGATCGCAGGCACGTACACGCCGATCTGCGTCAACGTGCTGACCGGCTCGCTGCGCATTACGGTGCTGACTCTCGTGTGGACGGTGGGGCTGACGGGCGCTCTCGCGACGGTGCTGATGCTGCGGCTGCCGCGCTGGGTTTCGACGGCGCTGTATCTGGGCATGGGCTGGGTTTCGCTGATCGCGCTGCCGCAGCTTGTGCAGCTCTTGCCCTGGCAGGCGATCACGATGCTGGTTGCCGGCGGCGTGCTCTATTCGATCGGAGCGGTGATCTATGCGCTCAAGCGGCCCAATCCGCTGCCGCGTATCTTCGGCTTCCACGAGATTTTCCATCTCTTCACCATCGCGGGCGGCGCGGCGTTCGTGGCGCTGATCTGGATCTGGGTGGTGCCGTTCCCCCGCGTGTAG